The Labrus mixtus chromosome 21, fLabMix1.1, whole genome shotgun sequence nucleotide sequence tacatatattattattattatattatatttatataaataataatcagTGTTATGGGAAATATATGAAATTTAAAGACATGCTCtatcattgttatgcagatcaCGTTCAGTTGTGCATGTCTTTTAAACCTCAAAATGTCTCTAAGTTGTCTGTTTTGCTTGACTGTGTGAAGTGCATAAAAGCTTTGATGTTAATTAATTTTCTCCAGTTGAACACTGAAACACTAAAACAGGTTCTCATCTCTGCTCCTGACCATGTTATTCCAGAGGTAAAGAGatgtcttatttatttttttactctgctAATAATCCATTATAAGCACAGCACTAGACAACATTTAGCataagttacagtggcaagaaaatgtccttttaagaTAGCACATTTTTTGCTGGTgttatcaagtttgcacacgttttaaaagtcccatattatgctttttctggttttatatgcccattagtgtgttttccaagtgtcctgtgcatgtttaggcacatctatgtgcaaaaattcaacgtcctcctgttagctgtagcattagccacaTGTAACGCTctgttctagcccccctcgataaaaatttgtcagtccgacatcattgtcagtgtgagatcactgatctaagcccattggctcgttgtggcaagcccagcagctcatgttgaaatttccgagaagcgtgctgagcaactgaccaataacgacagagcggatcggcagaccaatcagagcagacttggcccacgtggggtctaacagtgtgggcacagcagagcgtagctgacggactcagagcgtagagggagcaaagATGAGcaatacatgaaaacagacacttttttcggactttagctattgtgaacgtacaaaagtaggtacatagattaaatataggaaccccaaaaagggcataatatgggctctttaagacacgcaaacctttagtaaatcaggcccctagagactgtaggtaccacgagcaggcctgataactgaaggctctacctcccatagtacatttagagactgtaggtaccacgagcaggcctgataactgaaggctctacctcccaaggtacatttagagactgtaccaggagcaggcctgataactgaaggctctacctcccatagtacctttagagactgtaggtaccaggagcaggcctgataactgaaggctctacctcccaaggtacatttagagactgtaccaggAGCAGGCCtatctctaaatgtactatgggaagTAGAGCGAGCAGGCCCGCATTCTGGGAgcgtaatgttctcgaagggCACTTttagctctttaagataagatggtgcctgaccacttagagctttgtaagagagaagaagtattttaaattatattctagattttatagggagccagtgcagtgAAGCCAATataggagtaatgtggtcccttttcctatttctagtcagtacacgagctgcagcattttggacaagttgaagagtctttagagacttaccagagtaCCCCAATAAAAGAGAATTACAgtaatccaacctggaggtaacaaatgcatgaactagtttttctgcatcgttttgcgacaggatatgcctgatcttagatatattacgaaggtgaaaataggctgtcctTGAAAAGTATTTTATGTGAGATTTAAAGGACATGTCTtcatcaaatagaactcctagattcctaacagtggtgctagaggccaggctgatgtcattaaggacagttaTATCATTAGataaagtctctctgaggtttttagggacAAGCATAATAACTGCAGTCTTCTCTGAGTGAAGTAACagaaaatttctggtcatccagatCCTATcgccttaaggcacgtttctagttTACAAAACTGATAGGTGTCATCAAGCTTCATTGATACGTAAAGCTGactatcatctgcataacaatgaacatttatggggtgtttcctcataatattacccagaggaagcatatataaagTAAATTTTATTTACTTACTTACTAATAAATATCAGTGTTGTGATTATACACATATTTAAATTGAGGATATTGATGgtgctttctgttgttttcagggAGTTAAGTCATATTTTAGGCTTCACGAATCATTGCTTGTGTTTGAAAGAAGCGTCTCTGCTGGACTTTTACATTTGTGGATTTTCGTGGATGAAACAGATGAAGTTCAGCGAAAGACAGATGTCCTTCGTTGTGAATCTTCTTCACCTTATGGTCAGTAACATTCGAGGTAGGCGGAGTCTTACTCATTTATTCAGATTATTCTAAACATTaacaacaaacttcacagaaagctaattctaaattattattttatttaatgaaatgttgttgtttaaacCAGAGGTGTGGACTCAAGTCACATGACTTGGACTCGAGTCAGACTTGAGTCCCAGATTTGATGATTTTGGACTCGACTTGACAAAATCTTAAAGGACTTACAACTCTATTTGGACTTGAATACCAATGACCCGTGGCTTCGGTTGGACTTTAGCCTTGTGACTCAAAAATATATGAGAACTAAATGTGCTATTTCAGGGCACTTTGATTTTAGCTATGCAgaaaatttagatttttctcttttcactctCCCCATGTCTGCATTCTAATATCACTGTGCACAGtctttatgtaaatactgtaaaactctACCTCATGTAATTAACCCCTTTGTTAcataattatatttatttattatcatgttcatctcagcatttttgcactactcaccactgcactattctCTCATTTATCCTTGTACATATTCTTtgctcattttgtgtttatcgttgatatttaatgttataacTTTTGTACACTGAGAGCTTAGTTCaccaaagtcaaattccttgtgtgtgtgagcatacctggccaataaagctgattctgattctgatcaagAATGTATCCGCCCTAGGAGCTCTCCAAGGCGGACACACTCATTGCACACTCCCACTGTTaacctccacagccagaggccgttTTCCACACACTTTTATCCGCCCTAAGAGCTCTCCAAGgcagacaaactcatcacacactcccggtcttcacctccacagccagaaGCCGTCTTTAACACACTTCTATCTGCCCTCTCCAAggtggacaaactcatcacaacattaTCTCACGGCCAGCTAAAGTCTGTGagcttctccacacagactgttaaACAGCGCTGCATtatatccaaacactgaagatacagtGCCCGCTAAACGACAGGCCTTGACAGGCTTCCAAGTTGTTGTCCGTCTTTTCTTAGGACTTgtctgtctttacttgggacttgacTTAGAATAtgcctgtctttacttgggacttgaATTaggacttgcctgtctttacttgggacttgacTTAGGACTTGTCTGGCTCTACTTGGGACTTGCCTtttctgtctttacttgggacttgacTGAGAACATGCCTGTCTTTACTTGTGACTTGACTTAGGATGTGTCTATCTCTACTTGGGACTTGACTTGCCTGTCTTTAATTGGGACTTGACTTAAGACTTGTCTGTCTTTACTTTGGACTTGACTTAGGACTTGCCTGTCTTAACTTGGGACCTGACTTAGGATTTGCTTATCTTTATTTGGGACTTGACTTgtctgtctttacttgggactttACTTAGGACTTgtctgtctttacttgggacttgacTTAGAACATtcctgtctttacttgggacttgacTTAGGACTTGTCTGGCTTTACTTGGGACTTGCCTtttctgtctttacttgggacttgacTTAGAACATGCCTGTCTTTACTTGTGACTTAACTTAGGACGTgtctgtctttacttgggacttgacTTGCCTGTCTTTAATTGGGACTTGGCTTCAGACTTgtctgtctttacttgggacttggCTTaggacttgcctgtctttactTGTGACTTGACTTAGGACTTgtctgtctttacttgggacttgacTTAGGATTTgtctgtctttacttgggacttggCTTAGGACTTGTCTGTCTTTACTTGTGACTTGACTTAGGACTTgtctgtctttacttgggacttgaATCaggacttgcctgtctttacttgggacttgaATCTGGACAtgcctgtctttacttgggactttAATCaggacttgcctgtctttacttgggacttgaATCaggacttgcctgtctttacttgggacttgcctatctttacttgggacttgaATCaggacttgcctgtctttactTGTGACTTACAAACCAATGACTTGGTCCCACCTCAGAGATttaaattctttattttattccattttattttcaattttttccaGGTTAAACATTCTCTCAAAActctttttgtacattttaataactGATTGACTGATTTATAATTCAGACATTGTTCATTTATCTAAATTAGGAAGATTTTAATCTTTGTAACAGAGCGTGGAGCCACCTCCTCTTTGTCCCTCTCTGTATTTGTAAAACTTCAGAAAAGGAAGATTATTCTATATCCTATATTACCACTTatgttcttttgtaaagcatctcgagATAGCACTTGTTCTGAATTGGCGCTATAAGAATAATGACTGATTGATATcgtctttgttttgttcaagtAAACACTTAAACTGGTATCTCAGAAACAGTTAAACTGATATCTCAGTAACAGTTAAATTGATATCTCACTAACAGTTGTTGGTATTCTGTAAACCTTTGGTGAAAGTACACATGAAGATTAGTTTATAATTCTTGAATTACATTGAGTGGATAATCTGAGTGTATTcttgctgttttgttgtgttgcagagAAACAGATGGATTTAGTTGAAAACCTGATGGTGTTTATCGAGTCTTTAGCTCATCAGTGTTCCACTTCAGATGAAGAAACttctgttttaaacacagaggAAGTCTTCACCCTCATCGGATACCTGAAAAACAGGTGATAAAATCTatctatattatatatattatatagtaGAGGTGAGGTAGAGAGGAGGTGGAATAGATGTTGAGTAGAGGTGGAAAAGAGGTGGAATAGAGGTAGAGTAGAGGTGGAAAAAAGGTGGAATAGAGGTGGAAAAGAGGTGGAGTAGAGGTGGAAAAGAGGTGGAGTAGAGGTGGAAAAGAGGTGGAATAGAGGTGGAATAGAGGTAGAATAGATGTAGAGGTGAAATTTTGAAATAGAAAAGCAGCATCCTGCTGCTGACATCATTACACAGATTCTGCGCTCTGAAAAATATTTCAgtacatttgtttaaatataaagaaaaaacgaattaaaaagtaaatatgtttgttcCAGTCTGTTTCAGAAATATAACATTTATCAACATCTGTTAAGAACTAACAGAGATGAGCTGCTGACCGGAGCCCAGGtcggtgtgtgtctgtgtgtgtgtgtgtgtgtgtgtgtgtgtgtgtgtgtgtgtgtatttgtagtaCTTCATGTCAGGCCGCTGATGGACTGTTTTATTCAGcttctggttgtctgtcttATTTTAAGATGTTGTCATGGTCAGGACATttgaatgtaaatatatatttatttgttttaatgtaaacatatatttctttgttaaaataaaggttaaaaaaataaaacaatgtgctGATGTTTTCAGAGGGACGTGGAGGTGTTTGGCTGTCAGTCCATCTGTTCTCTGGAGGAAGGACTCTCTGCTCACCTGTTTCACCTGAAGCTGCAGTGATGTCACTTTCCACAAATAATGAACAGGTCAAAGAATCAGTGTCACCTGTGATTCCCTTGTTGGCCACATTGGTGcgctgtttgtctgtttttcagttGTATCAGTCTGAACATGAAAAGTCAAAGTTTTGatgtttctgtcattaaaaatacatttgattgcCTAAACATCAGATTAATTATTGAAGCTTTAGAGTAAATGACTCAGACTGTTACTCATTGACTGTAAATACAATATCTGAATCTCACCTTAAACGTACAATAGAATTgaattacaatgtttacatttaaagtatcttaattcattaaaaattgactaaactcatgttattttgtttgttttttaatgagttcttacattacctcaaatatttccaacacttatcaaagccagagaaatctgtaaatTCATAGTTTGTAACGTAACGTGTCTTATTGAGGCGGCGGCCatgatcaatcaatctttatttatatagcgccaattcataacaagtgttatctcgggGGGGATatgtggttagtgactgagatttacagatagatacatgcagtaatatgatgtactgtatagtgtgtatgtagtatgtagtagtatgtagagagagaaagagagagacatagagagagagagaagaggagaaccTGAAGTAGAGTCCCCTCAGCCAGCTGATCCTGAGGCTCACACCGTCTAACAGCACCAGGCCTCAGGACAGCCCTCACAACATCTGGAGTCAGatagacagacaaacagacagacaggtattTGAACTATTGGACATGCACAACAAAAAGTCAAAGCAAACTTCAGTGTTATCTGGCTCTAAACAGACAGTACACTGTAGCCGACTATCTGAGCACAGTGACTGATGAGAAAGTGAGAAAGACATTAACCAGGTACAGACTCAGTGATCACAGCCTGAACATAGAGACaggtagacacagacacacctggcTGCCCTCAGAGGACAGACTGTGCCAGCTCTGTCCACATGGACAGGTGGAGACTGAGGCTCACTTCCCGCTGCACTGCAGCAAATATAAAGACATACGAGAAGTATTCTTCAGCAAGATTAAGCATAAGGTCCCAGACTTTGAGTCGCTCTCGgaccaaaataaaatgcagcacATACTGGGAGAACACAgagtcagcagcagagaggcagcaacatgtccaatcgTGTCACAGCCTGAGGGACGACCATCACAACACCCGACAGGTGTATGTAGTCAGCATACACtgctttatgtttgtttctttttatttttttttatatttggtaTATCTAGACATGTAGACAGCTAATAATTGTTGCTCtatttatcattttcttttctgaacacagtttttttttctaatgtttattttttgttgtatgTAATTATTTTACTCACGCTACATCATTGATTACTGTtgataatattttgttttgtattgatgCTTTGGCAATATTATTTATGTAACATTCATgccagtgagagagagagagagggagagagagagagagagagagagagagagagagagagggagagaaagtgagggcgagagagacagagacagagggagagaggagttCCCCggtagtatttttatttttttttacatagatttttattgattttttcacCATTACAAAGATCATTTAACACCTTAGTGTGCTTACATTTGCAGCAGTAAAAATAGGAATAAATagaataaattacaaattaaattaaatcaggaacaaacaaacaaacaaaaaaacaaaacagacaatacaaaaccaaaaacagccATCACCATCTTATGTAACAGAAGCAGACATACACAAGAATGAAAAGCACAAACTTGCAAGGCCCATGACTGTCACTTCATCTTTCGACTAAAACTCTACTAAAGGTCCTTGTCTCCTTGTATCTTTTTGTCACCTGTTCTTATCTACCACCCACCTTACTCTTCCTCCCGCCTTGgaggtaagaaaaagaaaaaaaaaggaaattccaCTAATTCAGCTAGGGGCTAATGGGATCACCCCAGTCCAAAGCATACCTGCCCTTCTGTATAATGTTCCTAAGGGATGGGGGTAGATATAATAAGAAGGTGGACAATGTTCTTTCGAATAGACCCTCATCCCCCTTTATGTATGTTGTCAATCTTTCTAAGGGCAAGACTCTATGGAACCACTGGGTAACTGAGGGAGGCCTATCATTTATCCACTGCTTCAGAATACATCTCCTTGCCAGCAGTAGGAGTTTGTCACAGCATGAAATTGGATCTACTCAGGGACAGTGTTTTGTAGAGTAAGCTCAGTATGAAGAGACCTGGGTATTTGGGAATTGTCAATGAAAGAATCTTAGAGAGGAGTTGTCTGATTATTAAGTATATAAAGCGTTATATGGGATCTGTGAAGCATTTTATACTGAGTTTCTCTCATTCGGTTACATATGAAAGTGGTTTTGGTAGAAGCTATCGCTTCTTGCCAGTCATCCTCAATATAGTTATTTCCTAGATCACGCTCCCATTTTTGTATGACCTGACAGATGTCAGAGGGATCCAAGAAGTGAAACAGCGAATAggaatgtgaaataaaatgttttgtatcactccgctttaataaaaataaatctatgtcACTAAAGCGGGGAGTGCCCGGGGGGAGATCCTTCACTTTTGATTGGATAAAGTGGCGGACTTGTAGGTACACAAAAAATTGTTCTGAAGAAATGCCAAATTTTTGTTGAAGTTGCTGAATGGACATCAGTGTGTTATCCTTGTATAGGTCCCCAATGAGCCTAATCCCTCTGACCAGGTTTCTGACATTCCTAGTCAGTGGGATTAATGCAAATGCTGGAATGTCTTTctccaaatattttttcttGCCAGACTCTCATAGTGTTGCATATTATAGGATTAGCCTttatagacagatagatagatagatagatagatagatactttattgatcccgagggaaattcaatttaatttcaGAGGTCATATTTTTTCTATCGCTGTTTGTCAGTTTACTTAGTAAAGAGAAGGGAGTGGGATACCATTCATCCATGCTTGTTTCTGAGTTTAAGTGAGCCTGCAGCCATTCCCAAATTATGCGGGTATGGCAGGCCCAATTATAAAACCTCAAATTGGGAAAGGCTAAGCCTCCTTGTTCTCCAGGCAGTTGTAAAGTTTTCATCTTAATCCTGGGCTTTTTATCATGACAAATAAATCTAGAGAATGTCTTTTCCAGGTCCGAAATTTCTCTTGATATCCATAAAGGTAACATTTGTAAAGGATAAAGTCATTTGAGGAGTATGCTCGTTTTTATCAAGCTAATCCTACCAATCCAAGAGAGGGGGAGGTGATGACATCGCTCCAGgtcattttacatttacatttttaatagcaAAATTAAGTTTCCAGAGATCTGCTACATTGGGAGACACTCTTATCCCTAGTTAAGTAAAACCTGAGGTGGCCAGCTGCCACCAGCTGCTGCCTACTTAACACAAACAATTTAATGTTTTgagttaaacacaaacacagtatgTCTTGAAACAAAGATTTGAATTTTCTTCAGTGAATAATGGTCTGACTAAAAGtcttttgtacatttctctttgttctgAATAGATTAAGATGtgaggatggttttgatgctgattaaaactctcaagaacagcttcCACACCTTCAGAAAATCTCTGATTGATAAATGACACATAACACAGACAACTTTGTCAATGCTTGAAGCTTTTAATTTTGCATGAGAGAAGAAAGAACAGTTCATTTAGAATAAAGATTTGCTGAAAGCATTCCCTCCATTACACTTTCAGTCTGATGTTCTTACAGGCACAAAGCCTCAGAGACAATCCAGCTCCTTCTTCTGTCTCGTCTCGTCATTCCTTATGTAGCTTTACAGAGATAGAAAGTATATTTACAGAGAATAAAGAGATTTGGAGCGTCCTGTATGTGACTGattgcataaacacacattcaccGATGTTCCTGATTTATGCAGGTTCTTCTTTCCTTTGTGTCATGTTTACCACCTCCTGGTCCTGACATAGACGGAGGGAAGACGATGGTGATACTGTCTGTCACCCGAGCTTTTGCAAGCTGTAAATATCAGAAACACAGGACAAGAGATTGATGTTGAGCACTAAGAATACTCTGATTCAGAACCAAAACTTGTATTAACTGTATTTTCAAGCTAACAACATGATATCATTGCTTTGGCATATGTGTGTGCTCTAGTGTTTACagcagtgattctcaactgaTGGGTCCCGACCGAAAAGTTGGTcgcagagccattttcagtggccGTTTCCCATAAAAAAAGGTCTAAATGTGCAATCGCTTTTAATGTGAAGGGTCTTTTGCAGCGGTAGATCAGAGAATACCCACTCCAACACAGTAGGTAGCGGTGCACTTATGGTAGTTAATGACGGCCATTACACAACATTGAAGAAGAGCTgcaaactttttgttttcttattacCCTGTTGCTAATTTGTCATGGTGAAATGCAAGAATGACATTGAGTACATGAAATATGGATTTTCTTACATTGAGGACAAAAACCTCAATTTGTTGTGCAGAAAAGTGCCGGCACATGAAAGCATGAAGCCGCCACAACTGAAACATCATTTAGAAACAAAACACTCACActtacaaagagaaaacagttgACTACTTTCAAAGACGACTCCAGGAACTGAGTACATCACAAAAGTGCCTCACTTCTCTGTGTATGAGCAAGAGAAGGCCCTCCATGCATCTTTCCAGGTAGCACATTGTATTGCTAAGTCCAAGAAGCCCCCCACTATTACAGACAACCTTATCTTACCTGCAGCCATGGACATGATCAGAGAGGAGTTAGATCAATCTGCAGCAAATAAACTGAAAACCTTACCACTTTCGAATGATACTGTTAGTAGGCGCATTGAAGACATGtttacggtggccctgaagtgcaaaacacagcaacaaataagaaaacacaacgacaaatcacaaaacacaacaacaaatcaaaaaacacaaccacaaataagaaaacacaacaacaaatcgaaaaacattaatcaaaaaacacaaacacaaataaaaaaacacgataaatcaaaaaacacaacgataaatcaaaaaacacaaacacaaatcaaaaaacacaaccacaaatcaaaaaacacaaatcaaaaaacacaaacacaaatcaaaaaacacaaggaaaaaaaacaaaaaaacaaccacaaatcaaaaaacacaaatcaaaaaacacaaatcaaaaaacacaaccacaaatcaaaaaacacaaccacattaACTCAAaccggaaaaggtaggtacctgcagtcgacaaggattgtcgctgattggacgagcgcaatgtccgtctttttaaccggAAGCAGCATGCTTCCGCGAGttgatttcaaaacatgagCGAAACCGGAGAATCAGACTCTCTACTCTCAGAGAATA carries:
- the cabcoco1 gene encoding ciliary-associated calcium-binding coiled-coil protein 1 isoform X3 codes for the protein MLFQRELSHILGFTNHCLCLKEASLLDFYICGFSWMKQMKFSERQMSFVVNLLHLMVSNIREKQMDLVENLMVFIESLAHQCSTSDEETSVLNTEEVFTLIGYLKNSLFQKYNIYQHLLRTNRDELLTGAQRDVEVFGCQSICSLEEGLSAHLFHLKLQ
- the cabcoco1 gene encoding ciliary-associated calcium-binding coiled-coil protein 1 isoform X2, with product MFAAESEREKKREEKDTNLQGPLTQQLISGLVNKTDDQLTTELSHILGFTNHCLCLKEASLLDFYICGFSWMKQMKFSERQMSFVVNLLHLMVSNIREKQMDLVENLMVFIESLAHQCSTSDEETSVLNTEEVFTLIGYLKNRGTWRCLAVSPSVLWRKDSLLTCFT
- the cabcoco1 gene encoding ciliary-associated calcium-binding coiled-coil protein 1 isoform X1, which encodes MFAAESEREKKREEKDTNLQGPLTQQLISGLVNKTDDQLTTELSHILGFTNHCLCLKEASLLDFYICGFSWMKQMKFSERQMSFVVNLLHLMVSNIREKQMDLVENLMVFIESLAHQCSTSDEETSVLNTEEVFTLIGYLKNSLFQKYNIYQHLLRTNRDELLTGAQRDVEVFGCQSICSLEEGLSAHLFHLKLQ